Proteins co-encoded in one Zootoca vivipara chromosome 3, rZooViv1.1, whole genome shotgun sequence genomic window:
- the CMPK2 gene encoding UMP-CMP kinase 2, mitochondrial, which translates to MLRRGALALLVPLRRHSAMATPPDRRFVVELAGSELVHFSLSDDDDNNNNRAPPRSFPPRPGRCYSFCLPAAGSPRERVRAARLHRLLQRRLSQEQPFGAGSAALALLSYSPHREAALERGFLVRDERRAPETERSVEELLRHLLPAPVHLAVYEVAEGGEVRCALWRLDGAAQGRQLVRRARVVAEEEPALHPAVAHLLDDAVFRSRGAARMVLEECTSLIPEAKAVLDLVDQCPQHPKKGDFPVIVIEGLDATGKTTLTQAVKDSLNAALLKSPPPSVSQWRKIFDDEPTLIRRAFYALTNYILASEIAKASSKSPVIIDRYWHSTAAYAVATEISGKVQNLPPLHHEVYHWPEDLLKPDVVLLLTVSPEERIRRLQGRGMEKTEEETELEANTFFRQKVEESYRRMENPTCQPVDASPSREEVLKAVLHLVKKQCRLP; encoded by the exons ATGCTGCGACGGGGCGCCCTCGCTCTGCTGGTGCCGCTCAGACGCCACTCCGCCATGGCGACGCCTCCCGATCGCCGCTTCGTGGTGGAACTCGCGGGCTCGGAGCTGGTCCATTTCTCCCTTagcgacgacgacgacaacaacaacaaccgtgcGCCTCCTCGGTCCTTCCCGCCCCGTCCGGGGAGATGCTACTCCTTCTGCCTCCCGGCGGCGGGGAGCCCCCGGGAGCGAGTCCGGGCTGCCCGGCTGCACCGGCTTCTGCAGCGGAGGCTGAGCCAGGAGCAGCCCTTCGGGGCCGGGAGCGCAGCGCTGGCGCTCCTCTCCTACAGCCCCCACCGCGAGGCTGCGCTCGAGAGAGGCTTCCTTGTGCGGGACGAGCGGCGGGCTCCCGAGACCGAGCGCTCCGTCGAAGAGCTGCTTCGCCACCTGCTGCCGGCACCGGTCCACCTCGCGGTATACGAGGTGGCGGAAGGCGGCGAGGTGCGCTGCGCACTGTGGCGCCTTGACGGGGCGGCGCAGGGCAGGCAGCTGGTGCGCAGGGCGCGCGTGGTCGCCGAGGAGGAGCCGGCGCTGCATCCCGCCGTCGCGCACCTCCTGGACGACGCCGTGTTCCGCTCTCGGGGAGCTGCCCGGATGGTCCTGGAGGAG TGCACTTCTCTCATTCCTGAGGCCAAAGCAGTCCTTGATCTGGTGGATCAGTGCCCTCAGCATCCAAAGAAGGGTGATTTCCCAGTGATAGTTATCGAGGGTCTGGACGCAACAG GCAAAACAACATTGACTCAAGCTGTGAAGGATTCACTAAATGCTGCTCTCTTGAAGTCTCCTCCGCCTAGCGTCAGCCAGTGGAGAAAGATATTTGATGATGAACCAACGCTCATACGGAGGGCATTTTATGCTCTGACCAACTACATCCTTGCTTCCGAAATAGCGAAAGCATCATCTAAGTCACCAGTGATCATAGACAG GTATTGGCATAGCACTGCCGCGTATGCAGTTGCCACCGAAATAAGCGGGAAAGTGCAAAATCTCCCTCCGCTGCATCACGAAGTATACCACTGGCCCGAAGACCTCCTAAAACCAGATGTTGTTCTACTGCTAACTGTTAGTCCTGAGGAAAGAATCCGGAGACTGCAGGGACGAGGGATGGAGAAAACAGAGGAGGAGACTGAGCTAGAAGCTAATACTTTTTTCCGTCAAAA AGTTGAAGAATCTTACAGAAGGATGGAGAATCCGACGTGTCAACCAGTTGACGCCAGTCCCTCTAGAGAAGAGGTTCTCAAAGCTGTTCTGCACCTGGTTAAAAAACAGTGTCGTTTACCATAA